From Shewanella yunxiaonensis, the proteins below share one genomic window:
- a CDS encoding TolC family outer membrane protein has protein sequence MNIKLNRQVRRSALALAITALMLPSAGFGQTLEQAVARTLDSNPDIRIIFNRFKAKEEAVSQAYSGYMPSVDVTAGYGYEKTDSPTTRRKLAGTSDDEVELKRGEFGVSIQQMLFDGFYTSSEVNRTRYEASAEQWNLMATAEDKALEVAKVYLNYIKTQEVLTLAEKNLKSHQDIYDQIKQRTDSGLGSTADLSQITGRLARANSNVMSARNNFLDAKSQFYRVTHQEPDNLIIPVPDADMLPKDAADGVKMAETKHPVLKSASHDIQAAEYERSTAQSTYYPKFSLEVSGNWNNNLDGEDGTNSYLVEGVGGYYNDVQAMVRMRYNLFAGGKDVSRERETAYKLGEAKEILERAHREVVEGVNLAWNAYEFLEPQKQYIREHVIAAKQTQVAYAQQFNLGQRTLLDLLDTENELFEARKDYLGAEFDEIVAKYRILNATGQLLDSLRVTRPDVWKGEREYEGGVK, from the coding sequence ATGAACATCAAATTGAATCGGCAGGTAAGGCGCAGCGCCCTCGCGTTGGCGATTACTGCGCTGATGCTCCCCAGTGCCGGGTTCGGTCAGACCCTGGAACAAGCCGTCGCCAGGACGCTGGACTCTAATCCGGATATCAGAATCATTTTCAATAGATTTAAGGCTAAAGAAGAAGCTGTCAGTCAGGCTTATTCCGGCTACATGCCTTCAGTAGATGTCACTGCGGGTTATGGTTACGAAAAGACTGACTCGCCGACAACCCGACGAAAGCTTGCCGGAACATCTGACGACGAAGTCGAACTGAAACGTGGTGAGTTTGGAGTCAGTATTCAACAGATGCTGTTTGACGGGTTCTACACCAGCAGCGAAGTTAATCGTACGCGTTACGAGGCAAGTGCTGAACAATGGAATCTGATGGCAACCGCCGAAGATAAAGCACTGGAAGTAGCTAAGGTTTACCTCAACTACATCAAAACCCAAGAAGTTCTGACGCTGGCAGAAAAAAATCTGAAAAGTCATCAGGACATCTATGATCAAATCAAACAGCGTACAGATTCAGGTCTGGGATCCACTGCTGATTTATCACAGATCACTGGCCGTCTGGCGAGAGCCAACTCTAACGTGATGTCCGCGCGCAACAATTTCCTCGATGCCAAAAGCCAGTTTTATCGGGTGACACACCAAGAGCCAGATAATCTGATCATCCCCGTACCAGATGCGGATATGCTCCCTAAAGACGCCGCTGATGGCGTCAAGATGGCGGAAACGAAACATCCGGTGCTCAAATCTGCCAGCCATGATATTCAAGCGGCAGAATATGAGCGTTCAACCGCGCAGTCTACCTATTATCCGAAATTCTCTTTAGAAGTTTCTGGTAATTGGAACAACAACCTAGACGGTGAAGATGGTACCAACAGTTACCTCGTCGAAGGGGTTGGTGGCTATTACAACGACGTCCAAGCAATGGTCCGGATGCGATATAACCTGTTCGCGGGTGGTAAAGATGTCTCCCGTGAAAGAGAAACCGCTTATAAGCTGGGTGAAGCGAAAGAAATTCTCGAACGCGCCCATCGTGAAGTGGTTGAAGGAGTCAATCTCGCGTGGAATGCCTACGAGTTTTTGGAACCGCAAAAACAATATATTCGCGAACATGTTATTGCCGCTAAACAAACTCAGGTTGCCTATGCTCAACAGTTCAATCTTGGTCAACGCACCTTATTGGACTTACTGGATACTGAAAACGAACTGTTTGAAGCTCGTAAAGATTATCTGGGGGCAGAGTTCGATGAGATTGTTGCTAAATATCGTATTCTCAATGCCACAGGCCAACTGCTCGACTCATTACGTGTAACCAGGCCGGATGTCTGGAAAGGCGAGCGTGAATATGAAGGAGGGGTCAAATAA